In the genome of Ancylomarina subtilis, one region contains:
- a CDS encoding c-type cytochrome: MTKLRFIFIILSVFSVFSCTNTEKKSITTNKTISKQEMELGGQIFRAKCMNCHKINGEGLKRTYPPLAKSDYLKNNIEDAVRMVKFGSSEKIKVNGVTYQSYMPESGLSDEDLRLVFNYILNSWGNEYGNLDLETIKAIKKKR; this comes from the coding sequence ATGACAAAACTCAGATTCATATTTATTATCCTTTCGGTATTTTCAGTTTTTTCGTGCACCAATACTGAGAAAAAATCAATCACTACCAATAAGACAATCTCAAAGCAGGAAATGGAACTGGGAGGGCAAATATTCAGGGCCAAATGTATGAACTGTCACAAAATAAACGGAGAAGGCCTGAAACGCACCTATCCCCCTCTAGCCAAGTCCGATTATTTGAAAAACAATATTGAAGATGCAGTTCGAATGGTTAAATTTGGGAGTAGTGAGAAAATAAAAGTCAATGGTGTGACATACCAATCGTATATGCCCGAGTCGGGACTCAGCGATGAGGATTTAAGACTGGTTTTTAATTACATCCTAAATTCATGGGGCAACGAATATGGCAACCTGGATCTCGAAACAATAAAAGCAATCAAAAAGAAAAGATAG
- a CDS encoding SEC-C metal-binding domain-containing protein, giving the protein MNFLDAVLSLFRSDTENFYYVKIERNEKCYCNSGKKYKSCHFPKHYKSSKRAVRKISEITGEETFQILSVKQIRKNHELFKPSVIQT; this is encoded by the coding sequence ATGAACTTTCTAGATGCCGTCCTTAGCCTGTTTCGTTCTGATACTGAAAATTTTTATTATGTGAAAATTGAACGTAATGAGAAGTGTTATTGTAATAGTGGAAAAAAATACAAAAGCTGTCATTTCCCGAAACACTACAAATCGAGTAAACGGGCAGTGCGTAAAATAAGTGAAATTACAGGAGAAGAAACATTTCAGATTCTATCGGTTAAACAAATACGCAAAAATCATGAATTGTTTAAACCAAGTGTGATTCAGACCTGA
- a CDS encoding sulfite exporter TauE/SafE family protein: MIYLSALTLGLLGSFHCVGMCGPIALAIPLKTDSWFIRILGGLIYNLGRAVTYALMGAVFGLLGQGLVMSGFQQWVSIIMGAIMIVSVLAPNLYKNRFDTEKSVFGFVGKVKVGLRKLFTQSSHFSLFLIGLLNGLLPCGLVYFAIAGAIATGSFYSGSLFMFVFGLGTIPMLLAVSLIGNLITVELRKKLTRVIPYAIVFIGILFILRGLSLGIPYLSPPEKAMTIPVEQAEETVPSCCH; this comes from the coding sequence ATGATTTATTTATCAGCACTGACTCTTGGTCTTTTGGGTAGTTTTCATTGTGTGGGGATGTGTGGTCCTATTGCTTTGGCTATACCATTGAAAACGGATTCGTGGTTCATTCGAATATTAGGCGGACTTATTTATAATCTTGGTCGGGCCGTTACCTATGCCCTTATGGGAGCTGTTTTTGGTCTGTTGGGACAGGGACTTGTGATGAGTGGTTTTCAGCAATGGGTATCCATTATTATGGGAGCTATCATGATTGTATCTGTTTTGGCACCTAATCTGTATAAAAACAGATTCGACACTGAAAAATCCGTATTTGGATTCGTAGGCAAAGTTAAAGTTGGTTTAAGAAAATTATTCACACAAAGCAGTCATTTTTCTTTGTTTCTGATTGGTTTGTTGAATGGTCTGCTGCCTTGTGGTTTGGTTTATTTTGCAATTGCGGGTGCCATTGCTACAGGTTCATTTTATAGTGGGAGTTTATTTATGTTTGTTTTTGGCTTGGGTACCATTCCTATGTTATTAGCTGTATCATTAATTGGCAATTTGATTACTGTGGAGCTTCGTAAAAAGCTGACACGTGTCATTCCATATGCCATTGTATTTATAGGTATTCTATTTATCCTTCGAGGACTGAGCTTGGGGATTCCTTATTTAAGTCCACCGGAGAAAGCCATGACAATTCCTGTTGAACAAGCGGAAGAGACTGTGCCATCCTGTTGTCATTAG
- a CDS encoding FixH family protein: MKKLSWGSKLAMFISVYVIGILCFVGFSTTQDINLVSKDYYPQEMKYQAQIDKIKNAQALKDKVVISQNAGMIKVQFPENMRTDVMGSVIFYRPSNSDHDLRSDINLDASGLQEFNADRLIKGRYAVKIDWTHQNKAYYQEEAIYLSK, encoded by the coding sequence ATGAAAAAATTAAGTTGGGGAAGTAAACTTGCTATGTTTATTTCGGTATATGTGATTGGTATTTTGTGTTTTGTTGGTTTCAGTACCACCCAGGATATCAATTTGGTTTCTAAGGATTATTATCCTCAGGAAATGAAATATCAGGCTCAGATTGATAAGATAAAAAATGCACAGGCTTTGAAAGACAAAGTTGTCATTTCTCAGAATGCGGGCATGATAAAAGTTCAGTTTCCTGAGAATATGAGAACAGATGTGATGGGTAGTGTTATCTTTTATCGGCCATCAAATTCAGATCATGATTTGCGTTCAGACATTAATTTAGATGCTTCAGGTCTTCAGGAATTTAATGCAGATAGATTGATTAAGGGGCGATACGCGGTGAAGATCGATTGGACACATCAGAATAAAGCGTATTATCAGGAAGAAGCAATTTATCTTTCAAAGTAA
- the ccoG gene encoding cytochrome c oxidase accessory protein CcoG yields the protein MPNLNSDNTYRDQLATLNKKGKRQWVYAKQPKGKLYNYRNLVSYFLLTILFVTPFIKLNGDPLILLNVIERKFILLGVHFWPQDFHIFLFSMITLFVFIVLFTVSYGRIWCGWACPQTVFLEFIFRRIEYLIEGTPQQQRKLNAQSMNPEKFIKKTSKHTLFYLICLAISSTFLSYIRGVDFVIDLWHTPSSNSILFIALLFFSTVMYLVFSRLREQVCAMICPYGRLQGVLLDSNTIVVAYDYKRGEERAPLEAGEDREAENKGDCIDCYDCVDVCPTGIDVRDGTQLECINCTACIDACNSVMAWQGKPKGLIRFDSEKNIAEGIKKKWPARKIAYTSVLAVLLCVVVGLFASRSDLEAIILRTPGLMYQEPSEGIISNMYSFKIVNKTTEDLPVEFKILGGEGEIQIIGETFNAAASSIHEGTFFAKFPKKSVLTDKTHIQVGVYAKDRLIEKVDLTFVGPN from the coding sequence GATAATACGTATCGAGACCAACTCGCAACATTAAATAAGAAAGGGAAAAGACAATGGGTGTATGCCAAACAGCCAAAGGGGAAGTTATATAATTATCGAAATTTAGTTAGTTACTTCTTATTGACTATTCTTTTTGTAACTCCGTTTATTAAGCTGAATGGGGATCCTTTGATTTTGCTTAATGTCATTGAGAGAAAGTTTATACTTTTGGGGGTTCATTTTTGGCCCCAGGATTTCCATATCTTTCTTTTTTCGATGATTACTCTTTTTGTTTTCATTGTTCTCTTTACGGTTAGTTATGGTCGAATTTGGTGTGGTTGGGCATGTCCTCAAACGGTATTTCTGGAATTTATTTTTCGTCGAATAGAGTATTTGATCGAAGGAACGCCTCAGCAACAACGTAAGTTGAATGCTCAGTCAATGAATCCTGAGAAATTCATAAAGAAAACAAGTAAGCATACTTTGTTTTACCTGATTTGTCTGGCCATTTCGAGTACCTTTTTATCATATATACGAGGTGTTGATTTTGTAATTGATTTATGGCACACACCATCAAGTAATTCTATTCTATTTATTGCCTTATTGTTTTTTTCTACAGTGATGTATCTCGTTTTCTCAAGACTGAGAGAACAAGTTTGTGCAATGATTTGCCCTTACGGCCGTTTGCAAGGTGTCTTACTGGACTCAAATACCATTGTGGTAGCCTATGATTACAAACGAGGTGAGGAGAGAGCTCCACTGGAGGCTGGAGAGGATAGAGAAGCTGAGAACAAGGGCGATTGTATCGACTGTTATGATTGTGTTGATGTGTGTCCAACCGGAATTGATGTTCGTGACGGGACACAGCTTGAATGTATCAATTGTACAGCCTGTATTGATGCCTGTAATTCTGTAATGGCTTGGCAAGGGAAGCCTAAGGGCTTGATTCGTTTCGATTCAGAGAAAAATATTGCGGAAGGGATTAAGAAAAAATGGCCGGCCAGAAAGATTGCTTACACCAGTGTACTTGCTGTTTTGCTTTGTGTTGTGGTGGGTTTGTTTGCTTCAAGGAGCGATCTGGAAGCGATTATCCTACGCACACCTGGTCTGATGTATCAGGAACCCTCAGAAGGAATTATTAGCAATATGTACAGTTTTAAAATTGTGAATAAAACAACTGAAGATTTACCTGTCGAGTTTAAGATTCTTGGTGGGGAAGGAGAGATTCAGATTATTGGAGAAACATTCAATGCAGCTGCAAGTTCAATACATGAAGGCACATTCTTTGCTAAGTTTCCCAAAAAATCTGTATTAACAGATAAGACACATATACAAGTTGGCGTTTATGCAAAAGATAGACTTATAGAAAAAGTAGATCTAACTTTTGTGGGGCCTAATTAG